The following is a genomic window from Amycolatopsis sp. BJA-103.
CTCGTGCACGAGAAGGAGACCGAGGTCCGCGCCTGGCTGCACGTCCCGGATCCGGTGATCAGAGTGCTGCCGTGAGTACCTCCAGCGCGCTGTGCTGACGAGCGGCGTCGACCTTGTCGACCGGTCCCGACCAGCGCAGGCCGTGCTGGTCTAGCGACGTGCGGTTGTGCGCGATCGTCGAGTTCGCTTGGCGCGTCAGGTAAGCGCGGTACGGCCTGCCCGTCAGTGCCCGGTCCAGCTCGCCGAGGTTGCGGGCGTACGCGCCCTTGAACGACGGTCCGTCGGCGCCGCAGTCGCCGGACTCGCACGGATCGCGCAGGATCCCGTTCGCGTGCAGCAGTGACGTCGTGGTGGAGGCGTCGGCGAGCCGGCGGGCACGGGTGAGCAGGGCGGTGTCACCGGTCGCGCGGTTCAGTTCGAGCAGCGCGCCGAGGACGATGCCCTGGTTGTAACTCCAGACGGCTTGCCCGTTGTTGGCGCAGGAGGCGTTCAGGCCGTCGTTGATCAGGGCGTTCCCGTTGATCATGCCGCTCGCGCGGAACCAGTCCCAGACCTCGCGTGCCCGCGCGAGCTGGCGTGTGTCGCCGGGGAGCCGGTTGTGCAGTGACGCGGCGACCTTGACGTACAGCTCGTTGGTGACGGCGTTCTTGTACGTCTTCGCCGTCGACCACCAGAGTCCGCCGCCGCAGGTGCCGTCGCGGTAGGAGTACATGTAGTCGGCCGCGATGACGGCGGTGTCGAGGTAGCGGCGGTCCTTGGTCAGGTCGTAGGCGCGGATCCAGGCGAGCGCCCACCAGCCGGTGTCGTCGATGTACTCGTTCGTGAAGTTGTCGCCGCGGTTGCGGTCGAAGGTGTTGGCGATGGCGTGGCGGTAGTTCCGCGAGCCGGTGCGGGTGCTGTAGTCGAGGATCGCGGTGAGCGCGTTCGCCGAGTTCCACCAGCCCGTGGTCTGCCAGAGGCCGGTGCCGTTGTCGTAGAACTGCATGAGCGCGGTGGCCGCGGCTTCGGCGCGGTCGCGCGCGGCGACCGTGGTGCGGAACCACGGTGTGCAGGCGATTTCCGGCCGGTTGCCCGCCTTCCCGCACGCGCGCAGGGCGCCGAACCGGTGGGTGGTGGGGTCGTCCACGTTGAACATCAGGGTCCGCCAGCCGCGCTGACCGTCGGGGATCTCGGTGTCACCGATCCGGCTGTCTCCGGCCCACGTGCGGCCGCCGTCGAAGGAGCGGTCGAGCCAGACCTCGTCGCCGGGGTCGCCGTTGCCGATGCTGCCCCAGCCCATGTCGTCGCCGTCGGAGAGATGCAGTGTGATGCCACGGCCCCAGACGGTCGCCGTACTGGGTCTTCTTTCGCCGACGGCCAGTGCGGGATCGCGGCTGTCGCAGTACTTGGCGCAGATCGTCGCGGCGACGGTGGGTTCGGGAGTGGTGGTGGCCGGCGTGAAAGCGAATGTCAACGTTGTCACAAGCAGGGAGGTGAGCCACATGGATTCGAGTGTGAGGGCGGCCACTTTCCGGGACTGATCAAGTCACTCGATCAGCTGGCGCCGAACGTCTGGAATACTTCTTGCGCGCGTAAGGTTGAACGCTCAAGCAACAGTAACCCGGTCTAGGGAGCAGGTCATGCAGTTCGGAATCTTCACGGTGGGCGATGTGACGACCGACCCGGCCACCGGGGAGGCGCCCAGCGAGTACGAGCGGATCAAGGCGATGGTGCGGATCGCGCTCAAGGCCGAAGAAGTCGGCCTCGACGTCTTCGCGACCGGCGAGCACCACAACCCGCCGTTCGTGCCTTCTTCGCCGACGACGATGCTCGGCTACATCGCCGCGCAGACGTCGAAACTCATCCTTTCCACCTCGACCACGCTGATCACCACGAACGACCCGGTGAAGATCGCCGAGGACTTCGCGATGCTGCAGCACCTCGCCGACGGCCGCGTCGACCTGATGATGGGCCGCGGCAACACCGGCCCGGTGTACCCGTGGTTCGGGCAGGACATCCGGCAGGGGATCCCGCTCGCCATCGAGAACTACCACCTGCTGCACCGGTTGTGGCGCGAGGACGTGGTCAGCTGGTCCGGCAAGTTCCGGACGCCGCTGCAGGAGTTCACCTCGACCCCGCGGCCGCTCGACGGGGTGCCGCCGTTCGTCTGGCACGGTTCGATCCGCAGCCCGGAGATCGCGGAGCAGGCCGCTTACTACGGCGACGGGTTCTTCGCGAACCACATCTTCTGGCCGAAGGAGCACTTCCAGGCGCTGATCGAGCTGTACCGCGAGCGGTACGAGCACTACGGGCACGGCAAGGCGGACCAGGCGATCGTCGGCCTCGGCGGCCAGGTGTTCCTGCGGCCGAAGTCGCAGGACGCGGTGCGGGAGTTCCGGCCGTACTTCGACAACGCGCCGGTGTACGGGCACGGGCCGTCGCTGGAGGAGTTCACCGAGCAGACGCCGCTGACCGTCGGCAGCCCGCAAGAGGTGATCGACAAGACGCTGACCTTCCGCGAACACTTCGGCGACTACCAGCGTCAGCTGTTCCTGCTGGACCACGCCGGGCTGCCGTTGAAGACCGTGCTGGAACAGCTCGATCTGCTGGGCGAGCACGTGATCCCGGTGCTGCGTAAGGAACTCGACTCCCTTCGTCCTGCTCACGTGCCTGAGGCTCCTACGCACGCTTCGCTTCTTTCGGAGGCTTCTTCGGCGGTGACCGCATGACGACGATCGCTGTCGTGACCGCGGGGTTGAGCCAGCCGTCCTCGACGCGGCTGCTCGCGGACAAACTGGCCGCGGCGACTTCTTCGGTGCTGCCGGACGTGAAGATCGAGGTGATCGAACTTCGTGACCTCGCCCTCGACGTCACGAAGAACATGCTGACCGGGTTTCCCTCCCCGGCCCTGCGCGCGGCCATCGACACGGTGACCGCCGCGGACGGCCTGATCGCCGTGACACCGGTGTTCACCGCGTCGTACAGCGGACTGTTCAAGTCGTTCTTCGACGTGCTGGAGCAGAAGGCGCTCGACGGGAAGCCGGTACTGATCGGCGCCACCGGCGGAACCGAACGGCACTCGCTGGTACTCGATTTCGCGCTGCGTCCGCTCTTCGCCTACCTTCGCGCCGAGCCTGTCGCGACGGCGGTGTACGCGGCTTCGTCGGACTGGGCGTCTCCCGGGGATCTCGACGCGCGGGCTTCGCGGGCTGGGCGGGAGTTCGCCTCGCGGCTCTCGTCGGAGGGAGCGGTTGTGGCTCCGAGCAGTGGGTTTGTGCCGTTCGAGCAGCTGTTGGGCGCGGGGGAGTGAGCAAGGGACCTTTGCTATCGCCGGGGTGAGGTGATCCACCCCGCTCGGCCGGATCGCGCGGCCAGCCGACCAGCACAAGGGTGGCGATTCAGCGTGTGCCGGAGTCGACGACGAAGGAATCGGGACGTTGAGTGTCCCGATTCCTTCATCGTCGATGGATCGCTTCGTTGATCAAGACCGTGCCTCCATCCTTCGACCGGGCGGGACCAGCGCGTTCCCGGCACAATCAGTCTCAGGAACGACGGCGAGGAGAATGACGTGGGCATCGGAAAACCCGTGAGGCAGGTGCTGATCCTGATCGCGGGCGTCATTCTGCTGCTGGTCGGCATCGCGCTGCTCGTGCTGCCAGGACCCGGCCTGCTGCTGGTGCTCGCGGGGCTGCTCGTGCTGGCTTCGGAGTTCCCGGCGGTGGAGAAGTACGTCGATCCCATCCGCGACAGGGCGATGAAGGCGGCCGAGGACAGTGTTTCGTCTCCGCTGCGCATCGCGGGTTCGGTGCTGGCCGGGCTGGGGCTACTGGCCGCGGGAGTGGTCTGGGGACTCGTACCCGGGCTGCCGCTCGGCGGATGGAGCACCGGTTCGAGCCTGATCCTGTCCGGGCTCATCCTGTTCGCTTTGCTGATCTGGAGCTACAAGCGGGTGCAGGCCCGGAGGGCCGCGAAGGCCGAATAACAGCCGGGTGGTCTGGTACCGTGCGGCGCGTGTCCCCCGACTTCCAGCGCGCACGGCGGCCGGAACAGGTGGAGGCGCGGCGCACGGCGATCCTCGACTCGGCGCGCGAACTCCTGGCCGAGCGGCCTGTCTCGCAGATCAGCCTGCGCGAACTGAGCGATCGCGTCGGCCTGGCGAAGTCGAACGTGCTGCGGTACTTCGACAGCCGCGAGGCGATCTTCCTGGAGGTCCTCGACTCGATCTGGGTCGCGTGGCTCGACGAGCTCGAAGACGAACTAGGTGCCCCGAGAGATGCGAAACCTGGTTACGAGCGCGAAGTACGCGTCGCGACCGTCATCGCGACGTCGATTTCGCGGCAGCGCCTCCTGTGCGAGCTGATCAGCACGATGGCGGCCGTGCTCGAACGCAACATCTCCGTCGAGACCGCCCGGGCGTTCAAGACCCGGGCCGGCGAACGCACCGAACGGCTCGCGGACGTCGTCCGGGCCCAGGTCCCGTTGGACGCCGCAGCCGCCGGACACTTCGCGAAGGCCGTCTTCATCCTCGTCGCTGGACTGTGGCCCTACGCGAACCCTGGTGAGGCCGTTGCGACGGTCATGGCCGAACGGGGAGCACCCGCGGGTCGCGAGATGTTCGTCGACGGGCTGGCCGAAGGACTGGCGAACCAGCTGGTCGGCCTGGTCGTTCGCGCAGGTCAGAGCCTCGGGCGATAGCAAAGGTCCCCTGCTCCCTTCCCGCGCGCGCCGAGGCGGCCGACCCTGCATAGGGTGAGCCGGGAACCACGACCAAGGAGCGATCATGAGCCCAGGCGGCACCCTCACTCTCGGCGATCTCACCGTGAGCCGGATGGGCTACGGCGCCATGCGGCTGTCCGGCCCCGGCATCTGGGGGCCGCCGGAGGATCGCGAAACCGCGATCGCCGTCCTCCGCGCGGCGGTCGAGCTGGGCGTGACCCACATCGACACCAGCGATTTCTACGGGCCGCACACGACCAACGAGCTGATCCGCGAGGCGCTGCACCCGTACCCGGAGAACCTGCACCTCGTCACGAAGGTCGGCGCGAAGCGGACTCCGGACAAGGGCTGGCCTTCGGCGCTCTCGCGTGAGGAGCTGACCTCCGCGGTCCACGACAACCTGCGCAACCTCGGCGTCGACGTGCTCGACGTCGTCAATCTGCGGCTCGCGGGGGAGCACGGCGTCTTCCCGATCCCGGTCTCGATCACGGAGCCGTTCGAGGTCCTCGCCGAACTTCAGCAGCAGGGCCTGATCCGGCACCTCGGCCTGAGCCACGTCTCGGCGGAGCAGGTCAAGGAGGCCCGCTCCATCGCGCCGGTCGTCTGCGTGCAGAACGAGTACAACGTCGCGAACCGCGTCAACGACGGGCTGCTCGACGCGCTCGCGGCCATCAACATCCCGTTCGTGCCGTACTTCCCGCTCGGCGGGTTCACCCCGCTGCAGTCCGGCGTGCTCGACGACTGCGCCCGCCGCGTCGACGCGACGCCGATGCAGGTCGCGCTCGCGTGGCTGCTTCAGCGGTCACCGAACATCCTGGTGATCCCCGGTACGTCGTCGCTGCTGCACCTGCACGAGAACGTCGCCGCCGCGAAGCTGGAGCTGCCCGAGGACGTCGTCGCGGACCTCGACACCCTCGCCTGATCCCGAGTGAAGGCCCCCTTCCCGCGGCTCTGCTTGTAAAACCCAGCAGAGGGAAGGGGCCTTCACGCGCTTTCAGCGGACATCCCGGCGTCGCAGCAGCCAGCCGCCGAGAACGGCGAAGGCCACCAGGTAGCCGGCCACCACCAGCGTCGCCTGGGAGACGCCGACGAGTTCCCCGATTCCCGGCGTCGCCCCCGAAGCGCCGAGCGACGCGGCCAGCGAACCGGCGTTGGCTCCCGGCAGAGCCAGCTGGAGCGTGCCGACCCAGTCCAGCAGCGGGGCCGCGACGCCGAACAGCAGGTTCTGGACCACCAGCAACCACACCAGGCCGAGCCCGATCGGCAGTGCCACTCCGCGCATCGCGATGGCGAGCGCGGCGCCGAGAACGGCCCAGGTCATCGCGATCAGCCAGCCCGCGCCGATCCCGGTGACGAGCTCGCCGAACGCGGGCCAGTTCATCGGTTCGCCTTCCGAGGAGGCGATGATCGCGCTCGTGGCGGCTCCGGCCACGAAGCTCGTCAGCACGACGGCCAGGGTCGCGACGGCCAGCGCGAACAACTTTCCACTGTAGACGGTCAGCCGCGAAGGTCCTTGTGTCAGCACGGTCTTCCACGTGCTCCAGCCGTATTCGGTGCCGACGGCCAGCACCCCGAGCACGAGCACGATCGCGCCGAGGAACACCGGCAGCCCGCCGATCGAGTTGCCGACCAGGTTCGACGGCATGGTCGCGGCCAGCCCGCGATCCGTGCCGGGCGCCCCGCTCGACGAACCCGCCGCGCCCGCGAGCGGCAGCAGATAGGTGAAGGTCAGGCCGAGCACGACCGCGATCCCCAGCATGAACCAGTTCGCCGGACGCCGGACGAGTTTCGCCAGCTCGGCGGTGCAGCTACCCCACATGACTTGCCACCTCTCCGGTGAGCTCGAAGAAAACCTGCTCCAGATCCCGTTCGCGGACGTGCAGTTCGCGCACCGGGATCCCTTCCGTGACGAGCTCGCGGTTCAGCCACGACGCGCGGTCCGGGTCGACGGTCAGATCGAGTCCGGTCCCGCTCGCGCGTACGTTCTCCGCGCCGATCCAGTGCTTCACCAGGTCGGCGGCACGCAGGATCTCGTCGGTTTCGATGTGCAGCACCGTGCCGCCGCGGAGTTCGGTCACCGTGTTCTCCGCGACCAGCCGTCCCCGCGAGACGACGCCGACCCGGTCGCAGATCTGCTGGACCTCGCCCAGCAGATGGCTCGACAGCAGGACGGTGCAGCCTTCCGCGCCCAGCCGCCGGATCAGCACGCGCATGTCGGCCATTCCCGCCGGGTCCAGGCCGTTGGTCGGTTCGTCGAGGATCAGCAGCCGCGGATCCTTCAACAGCGCCGCCGCGACCCCCAGCCGCTGCTTCATCCCGAGGGAGTAGGTCGAGTACCGGTCCTTGCCGCGATCGGCGAGATCGACCAGCGAGAGCACTTCGCCGACGCGGAGCGGATCCGTTCCGCTGTACCGGGCCAGCACCTTGAGATTGTCCGCGCCGGACAGATACGGGTAGAAGCCCGGCGATTCGATCAGCGCGCCGACCCCGTCGAGGTCTCCGGGCGGCCTGCCGAACAGCCGCACGCTGCCGGACGTCGGGCGGACGAGCCCCAGCAGCATCCGCAACGTCGTCGTCTTGCCGGCGCCGTTCGGGCCGAGGAAACCGTAGATCTCGCCGGGCAGCACGGTCAGTTTCATCCGGTCGACGGCGAGATGTTCTCCGTACCGTTTCGTGAGTTCGTCTGTGTCCACGGGAAGGTTCATGGTGACGAATGGTGGCTCTCGCGAGGCCTCACCACATCCGTTCACAAGCGGCACCCGGCGTACGTCATCGGACGTAGCGCATGGCCGGAATCCTGCGACATCCGTCGAAAACACCCGTATCGAGCGCCGGGGTGATGATCTTAGGCTCGGCGGGTGTCGAAAGTACTTTTGATCCTCCACGTGCTCGCCGCCGTCATCGCGGTCGGTCCGGTCACCGTCGCGGCGAGCATGTTCCCGGCCGCCGCCCGGCGCGCGTTCGCCGAACCGGGTTCCGGGCTGTCCGTCCTGCGCATGCTCAACCGGATCTGCCGGGTGTACGCGATCTTCGGGGTGGCCGTGCCGTTGTTCGGGCTGGCGACCGCGGGCAGCATGCGGGTCTTCGGTGACGTGTGGGTGATCGTGTCGATCGTGCTCACCGCCGCGGCCGCCGGGGTGCTGGCGTTGCTGGTCCTGCCCGGGCAGAACGCGATTCTCGCGGTGCTGGACGCCGAGCGGCCGTCGGAACCGGTGACGGCGGGGCGCGTGGCGATGTACACGGGGATGTTCAACCTGCTCTGGGCCGTGGTGACGGTGCTGATGATCGTGCGGCCCGGGTCGACGACCGGCGCGTAAAAGCTCGTGAGTGGTACGGACGGTTAGAACCGTCCCTACCACTCACGAGCTCTTGGACTACGTGCTCAGCAGTTGATTGAAGAACGAGCGGTAGCGGCGCAACGCGATCCGCAGATCCTCGGTGGCCGGTTCGCCCTGGCTCCACGCGGATTCCAGTTCCTTCTTGTGGTCCGCGAAGGTCGTGGCGAGGTTCTGGATCACGACGGCGACGAGTTCGTCGGCCTCCTTGACCGCCCGCTGCGGATCGTCCACAAAGGCCGTCTGGATGCCCTGCCAGCTGTCGCGGAACCTGTCCACGTCGACGTTGTCGAACAACGTCTGCGCCTTGTCTTCGTGATGTTCGGTCGTGGTCCCGGTGGTGCGCTCGGGTTCGGCGGCCACCAGGTCCTCGGTGCTCAGCGTGTGCCCGGAATCCTCGTCGGCCCGGGTGTCGCCGAGACCGTCAGCGGTCGGTTCCCCGTCGAGCCGATCCGTCGTCCCCGCGACGCGTTCCGTGCTCCGCGGTTCCGTTCCCTCGGTTCCCAGAGGCCTGCTCTCCATGACTTTCCGCTCCTTCGCCACCATCGGTCAACAGATCTTCGAACACCTCGCGGTAGTGCTTCATCGCTTCACGCATGTCCTCCGTGGACATTTCGGAATCCCGATGGCGCACCAGCGTGTCGTGCCCGGCGCGGTAGTGCCGCAACGCGTTCGCGTGCCGGACGGACAGATCCGCGAGCTGCTGGTCGTACCCTTCGGTCGGGTAGCCGCGCTCGGCCATCAGGGAGACCAATACCCGGTCCGCGTCGACGACGGCACCGGACGGGCGGTCGACGAACTGTTCCTGGATCAGTGCCCATTCCTGCGCGTACCGGTCCTTTGTGGACGACGGCAGCGGCCGGATGTCGAGGTCCGAGTGGCGTTTCACTCGCGACGACAGCTCGCGTTCCGCTTCTCGCGGGCTTTCGTGTTCCTTGACGGCCCGGTCGTATTCGGGCCCGAACGTCTCTCGCAACCGCCGCTTGCGTTGCTCCGCGACGACGAACCAAGCGGCCGCTCCCACCACCAGGACCGCGGCGATGACGATGATGATGACCAACCACGTGGGCATCGTTATCTCCTCCGGATGTTTTGCCAGGCAACCCCCGACGAGCCGTGAGTTCCCCGGCCTTCGTGGCCGGAAACCCTTGTGCCACAAGTATTTTTGGATCTTAGGCCGGATGGCGCAGTGGGCTCTGCCGGGTCCGCGCGTGGCTTCCGGCCGGTTTCCCTTCCCGGGCAAGGGATTCGTTGATGATCTCGGTCCCGCTGGCGGATCGGAGACGGCGTACCCCCCGTTCGGCCATTCGGCGCAGGTCGTGAGGTTCGCTAACTAGGCGTCCCCCTTTTGGGTGCCGCCGATGACTCAGTGTAGGTAAAAACTCCCGATCACTGCTCCGTTGTGGCACTATTGCCCCGTTCGCAGGAAGAGGGCCTGCGAATCAGAGGGGGCCTGGTGTGACGGGGCTGCCTGGTACGACAAAGAAAGATCATCAGGGGAGGAGATCGTCAAATGTCGACGCCTACGGACGTCAAGGATCCCATCGGTGAGGAAGAGCCGGTCGACCCGGCTCAGCCCAAGCCCGACCAGGGAGAACACCAGCACAGCCCCGACTGCGAGCACCAGAACGAACGAGTCTGGGACTGCCCTGGCGGATGCGCTCAGACGCCGCCGCCCACTCCCTGAGCACACTCCTGGCTGAAGAGGTTTCGCCCGTCACCCGGGTAAGAACCGGTGGCGGGCGACTCTCGGCTACGGAGTGTGCTGTCATAGATCAGTGGCGGTTACACAGCTCGATCAAGCCGATGTCATTCGCAAGGCGCGCGAACTCCAGCGCGCCGGTATCGATGCCGCGTGTTCGGCCCGTCAACGTGAGGGAATTCTCCTGCTGCGGCGGGGGATGGCTCTGCTCGATTCGATCCATCCGGTCGCCGAACGGATGAGGAACGACTGGCTGGCCACCCGGATCCGGCTGGCTTCCAGCATCGCGACCGTGGGCTCGGAGACCAGCGGGGGCGTGGCTTCCGGCCTCGCGGGCCTGGACGACGTCCGGTTGTTGCTCAAAGCGGTGGACGACCCCCGGCTCCACGCGGAATTGCGCGGTCAGCTCGACCACAATTACGGACTCCTGCTCATGGCGGTGGGGCGGAACGAGGAAAGCACGGGGTATTTCGATTCCTCGCTCGCGCACAAAGAGGCCCTCCTGGCCATGGAAAAGGATCCCGCGCCCTCGCTCGATCCGTACCTGGGCACGTTGACCACGCGGGGGCTGGCCTACACCAGGCTCGGCGACATCCGCCGCGCCAGGCGGGACCTCGCCAACGCCGTGGCGCTCGCGGAACGCAACGGCCTGCACGCCCAGGCCGCGGACGTCCGCCGCCCGCTGGGCACGCTGGAACTCCGCGTCGGGAACGTGCCCGCTGCATTGCGGCTCTACGAGGAAAGCGAGCGGATCTACCGATCTCTCGACCTGGAGATCCCGCCGCTGCTGCGGTGGGAACGGGCCGAAGCGCTGCTGACCGCGGGCCTGGCCGAAGAGGCCGGAGTCCATCTCGACGAGATCCTGCCGGTGATGCTGGAACAGCGGAGCATCACCAGGGATCTGGGCGGGGTGGAGCTGTTCCGCGCGTCCGCGGCGCTGATGACCGACGACCTGGAGCTCGCCCGGACGTACGCCTCTTCGGCCCGGCGCCGGACGCTGCGCTGGGGATGCCAGACCTGTGTCGCCAACGCGACGATCGTCGGCCTTCGTGCCGACGTGCGGGATGCGTTGCGTACCAACGAGATCCCGGCCAACCTGACGGCCCGCGCACTGCGGGCGGCGAACGCGATGCCGATGCCGAGGCTCGCCGATCAGGCGGCCTTGGCGCGCATGCTGGCCGTCCGGGTCGAGCTGCGGAAGGGAAAACGCAAGCGTGCCGCCGAACTGCTGGCGCGGATTCCGCAGCCGGGCCGGTTGACCACCGTCGATTACCGGATGCTGCGACGGCTCTGCCGCGCGGAACTCGCGGTCGCCGAGGGGGACAAGGCCAGGGCGCTGGCCGAGATCAGGGGCGGGCTCACCGAACTCGACCGGGTCCGCGACCGGATGGGCGGCCTCGAACTGGTGTCCGGGACGGCGTTGCACGGCAGGGAGCTGGCGGATCTGGCCGTCAAGATCGTGCTCGAACGCGCGGACGCGGCCCGGTTGTTCGGCTGGACGGAACGGACCCGCGCGCAAAGTTACCGGTACGAACCTGTTGCCGCGGACGATCCGGATCTCGCCGAGCGGGTCGGTGAGGTCCGGGGTCTCGATCAGGCGATCCACCAGGCGCAGCACGACGGGCACCCGACGGCGGCCTTGCGCGCGAAACACGCCGAGCGGTTGCGCGAGGCGCATCGGCTCGGGTGGCACACCGGACGCTGGGGCAGGCCGCGGCCGGTCGCGCGGCTCGCCGAGGTCGCCGACGAGCTGGGCGAACGCGCGCTGGTGAGCTTCGTGTCCTCCGGAGACGACCTGGTGGCGGTGGTCGTCGCGGGCAGGCGGTGCGAACTGGTGCGGCTCGGCTCGGCGGCATCGGCGGCGGAGTCCGCGCGGATGCTGAACGTCGATCTCGACGCCCTCGCGCCGGATCACCTGCCGCCGCCCCTGGTACAGGCGGTACTCGGTTCGGCGCGGAAACAGGCCGAACGGCTCGACGCCCAGCTCATCCGGCCGCTGGAGGGGCTGCTCGGGGACCGCGGCCTGGTCGTCGTGCCGACCGGTCCGCTGTTCGCCGTCCCGTGGGGAGTGCTGCCGGCGCTGCGGTCGCGGCCGATCGTGGTCGCCCCGTCGGCGACCGCCTGGCTGGGAGCCGAACGCACGACGGTCCCCGAGGCGCGGAAGGTCGTCCTCGTCAGCGGACCCGGCCTCGTGGGGACCAGGGGTGAGCTGGCCAAACTCGCCACGCACTACCGGACGGCACATACGCTGACCGGGCCGGACGCGACGGTGCGGTCCGTCCTCGGCGCGCTGGACGGCGCGAAGCTCGCGCACATCGCCGCGCACGGTGCGCACGAGCCCGAGAACGCCTTGTTCTCCCGGCTGGAACTGGCCGACGGCACCCTCTTCGCACACGAGATGGCCGGGCTCGCGCAGCCGCCGTCGCAAGTCGTCTTCGCGTCGTGCGAACTGGCGCTGAACCGGATCCGGCCCGGCGACGAAGTCCTCGGTTTCGCCAGCGCGCTGCTCGCGAGCGGTTCGCGGACGGTGATCGCGCCGTTGAGCCGAGTCGGTGACGAAGCCGCCGCGGCCGCGATGGACGACTACCATCGCGGACTCGCCGACGGTGCCGGCCCGGCGACGGCGCTGGCGGACACCATCGCGGTTGATCCGTTCCGGCGACCGTTCGTCTGTTTGGGTGCGGGCTGATCGCACGACTTGACAACCCTGTTCGATCTTCACGACTCCAAGTGCCCGGTTGGTTACTCTTGACCGAGTCGTCTGAACCAATTATGGTCTAGACCACATTCGCCGCTCGGCGCTTCGGCGGATGTGGTCCCAACCTTCATTGGTTTTTCGCTCGCCGTGGCCCAGGAACCTCGAGTTCCACGGACGGTTCCGCCACCCGGGTCAGCGGTGGGTGCACAGATGGGAAAGGGGTAGGCATGAGCTTCAAACGACGGCTTTTGACCCTGGCGGCAGGTGCGGCAACGGTGCCGGCGGTTCTGGTCGCGATCCCGGCGGGTACCGCCAGCGCGCACGGCTACGTCTCCTCACCTGCCAGCAGGCAGGCGCAGTGCGCTCAGAACACCGTTTCCTGCGGTGACATCAAATGGGAACCGCAAAGCGTCGAGGGCCCTAAGGGGCTCATGAGCTGTAGCGGCGGCGTCGGCCGTTTCTCGGATCTCAACAATGACAGCAAGGGCTGGAAGGTGCATTCCCTCGGCCGTACCACCACGTTCCGGTGGACGATCACGGCTCGCCACCGCACCAGCACGTGGGAGTACTTCGTCGACGGCGCGAAGGTCGCGACCGTCAACGACAACGGCGCGC
Proteins encoded in this region:
- a CDS encoding glycoside hydrolase family 76 protein, whose amino-acid sequence is MWLTSLLVTTLTFAFTPATTTPEPTVAATICAKYCDSRDPALAVGERRPSTATVWGRGITLHLSDGDDMGWGSIGNGDPGDEVWLDRSFDGGRTWAGDSRIGDTEIPDGQRGWRTLMFNVDDPTTHRFGALRACGKAGNRPEIACTPWFRTTVAARDRAEAAATALMQFYDNGTGLWQTTGWWNSANALTAILDYSTRTGSRNYRHAIANTFDRNRGDNFTNEYIDDTGWWALAWIRAYDLTKDRRYLDTAVIAADYMYSYRDGTCGGGLWWSTAKTYKNAVTNELYVKVAASLHNRLPGDTRQLARAREVWDWFRASGMINGNALINDGLNASCANNGQAVWSYNQGIVLGALLELNRATGDTALLTRARRLADASTTTSLLHANGILRDPCESGDCGADGPSFKGAYARNLGELDRALTGRPYRAYLTRQANSTIAHNRTSLDQHGLRWSGPVDKVDAARQHSALEVLTAAL
- a CDS encoding ABC transporter permease → MWGSCTAELAKLVRRPANWFMLGIAVVLGLTFTYLLPLAGAAGSSSGAPGTDRGLAATMPSNLVGNSIGGLPVFLGAIVLVLGVLAVGTEYGWSTWKTVLTQGPSRLTVYSGKLFALAVATLAVVLTSFVAGAATSAIIASSEGEPMNWPAFGELVTGIGAGWLIAMTWAVLGAALAIAMRGVALPIGLGLVWLLVVQNLLFGVAAPLLDWVGTLQLALPGANAGSLAASLGASGATPGIGELVGVSQATLVVAGYLVAFAVLGGWLLRRRDVR
- a CDS encoding TetR/AcrR family transcriptional regulator, yielding MSPDFQRARRPEQVEARRTAILDSARELLAERPVSQISLRELSDRVGLAKSNVLRYFDSREAIFLEVLDSIWVAWLDELEDELGAPRDAKPGYEREVRVATVIATSISRQRLLCELISTMAAVLERNISVETARAFKTRAGERTERLADVVRAQVPLDAAAAGHFAKAVFILVAGLWPYANPGEAVATVMAERGAPAGREMFVDGLAEGLANQLVGLVVRAGQSLGR
- a CDS encoding oxidoreductase, with translation MSPGGTLTLGDLTVSRMGYGAMRLSGPGIWGPPEDRETAIAVLRAAVELGVTHIDTSDFYGPHTTNELIREALHPYPENLHLVTKVGAKRTPDKGWPSALSREELTSAVHDNLRNLGVDVLDVVNLRLAGEHGVFPIPVSITEPFEVLAELQQQGLIRHLGLSHVSAEQVKEARSIAPVVCVQNEYNVANRVNDGLLDALAAINIPFVPYFPLGGFTPLQSGVLDDCARRVDATPMQVALAWLLQRSPNILVIPGTSSLLHLHENVAAAKLELPEDVVADLDTLA
- a CDS encoding ABC transporter ATP-binding protein, with translation MNLPVDTDELTKRYGEHLAVDRMKLTVLPGEIYGFLGPNGAGKTTTLRMLLGLVRPTSGSVRLFGRPPGDLDGVGALIESPGFYPYLSGADNLKVLARYSGTDPLRVGEVLSLVDLADRGKDRYSTYSLGMKQRLGVAAALLKDPRLLILDEPTNGLDPAGMADMRVLIRRLGAEGCTVLLSSHLLGEVQQICDRVGVVSRGRLVAENTVTELRGGTVLHIETDEILRAADLVKHWIGAENVRASGTGLDLTVDPDRASWLNRELVTEGIPVRELHVRERDLEQVFFELTGEVASHVG
- a CDS encoding PGPGW domain-containing protein, which translates into the protein MGIGKPVRQVLILIAGVILLLVGIALLVLPGPGLLLVLAGLLVLASEFPAVEKYVDPIRDRAMKAAEDSVSSPLRIAGSVLAGLGLLAAGVVWGLVPGLPLGGWSTGSSLILSGLILFALLIWSYKRVQARRAAKAE
- a CDS encoding LLM class flavin-dependent oxidoreductase, with translation MQFGIFTVGDVTTDPATGEAPSEYERIKAMVRIALKAEEVGLDVFATGEHHNPPFVPSSPTTMLGYIAAQTSKLILSTSTTLITTNDPVKIAEDFAMLQHLADGRVDLMMGRGNTGPVYPWFGQDIRQGIPLAIENYHLLHRLWREDVVSWSGKFRTPLQEFTSTPRPLDGVPPFVWHGSIRSPEIAEQAAYYGDGFFANHIFWPKEHFQALIELYRERYEHYGHGKADQAIVGLGGQVFLRPKSQDAVREFRPYFDNAPVYGHGPSLEEFTEQTPLTVGSPQEVIDKTLTFREHFGDYQRQLFLLDHAGLPLKTVLEQLDLLGEHVIPVLRKELDSLRPAHVPEAPTHASLLSEASSAVTA
- a CDS encoding FMN reductase → MTTIAVVTAGLSQPSSTRLLADKLAAATSSVLPDVKIEVIELRDLALDVTKNMLTGFPSPALRAAIDTVTAADGLIAVTPVFTASYSGLFKSFFDVLEQKALDGKPVLIGATGGTERHSLVLDFALRPLFAYLRAEPVATAVYAASSDWASPGDLDARASRAGREFASRLSSEGAVVAPSSGFVPFEQLLGAGE